Within the Salvia hispanica cultivar TCC Black 2014 chromosome 4, UniMelb_Shisp_WGS_1.0, whole genome shotgun sequence genome, the region AATAGTTTGTCTTTGGATACAAAGCCACAGGTGAAACTGAAAAGATTAAAACTTGTTCAAGTTCAAGAAATTTGGCCTTAAAAAAAGTTTACATATATCCTAGCTGGTTCTGTTATTTCAGGACAATGGCTCTAGAGAAGCCCAAGCTTCATTCACAAGGGCTACTTCGCTAGGCGACAGCGTGCTGCTCATAGCCGCGCTGTGCTTCCACTCTGTCTTCGAAGGGATAGCAATCGGAGTGGCAGAGACGAAAGCAGACGCTTGGCGAGCTCTGTGGACGGTCTGCCTGCACAAAATATTTGCTGCAGTCGCGATGGGGATAGCGCTCCTGAGGATGATGCCCGAGAGGCCCCTCCTGTCCTCTGCCACGTACGCCTTTGCGTTCGCGATCTCAACCCCGATTGGCGTGGCCATCGGCATTGTGATAGACTCGACCACGCAGGGCCAGGTGGCGGACTGGATATTCGCGATATCGATGGGGCTGGCCTGTGGTGTGTTCATCTATGTGTCCATAAATCATCTGCTCTCCAAGGGGTATAAGCCTCTCAACAAGGTGGCTGTTGACACTCCACATTATAGGTTTTTAGCTGTCTTGTTTGGTGTTGGAGTGATTGCTGTTGTGATGATTTGGGATACTTAGATACATCACTCTAGTTCCCACTTTAGGTTTCAACCTTTGTagattcattttatttttctttttatttgatgatgGGTGGCAATAGCATAAAAGCCGCTACTAAGATGCGCAGTTGTAAACTGGTTGTCACATTAGCGCGTAATTCGCCAAGAAAAGGAAAGGCTGAGATAATTGAAAAGTTTCATCTAGTGTGGACTAGCCAAAATTTGCCCATCTTTCGTGATTAATTTGGCAAGTTGCCCTTTGAAAATTAAAGCTTGTTTCCAATTTTGGGCTCAAAGCCCAACCCTAAATCTGACCCTAATTTATTTGGTTGTCACTTTTGTCTCGTCATTAAATCATAAAGATATGATGGTTAATGACTGAATATAATTTAACTGGGCTCATTAGTATGGATTAACACAAGAGAAAGCAGaatactacaattttttttttttttcaatttatggaaaaaatttgatacagaaAATAGGGTGGGACATTTTCGCCTCTCTGTCTAAccaacatatatttataagtttacATCATTAAAAATTTGGTCCTATATATAACATTTTTCGATAATGTATAAAGATGTTGGATTGATCgcatcaaataataatttccttttcgtaaaaaattatataacaataatagaAAAACGTATATTTATTGGAGTATAATTCTAAAGAAGACTCCGTCCAAAATATCCCAGacacttttttattctctACACAATTTTCAATCTTATTAAAACATCTATTATCCTAAGACTATTATTTCCAAGATGATTAAAGAGtataatctatattataaaaatagtaagtagCTAGCCCGGTTAAAATCGATGAAAACGTGTTGCATGAGAGCAATGTGGATGTGGAGCATGCGCCACCTCGAAAGCAGGACCACAAGCCTAGCTAGACTGACGTGTTGCTATGAAAATAGATGTTGAGATTTAGTGCTATTTCGTTACGATATTTTGTCGTTTAGCTAATTTGTTATGCAAGATATTAGACCATGTAAGGCGTACTTTTCGACTcttttaattaagtattgCTACTACTACATATGTTtgtctttcatatttttaaaatgtaacaCTCTTAAAATCACATTATAATCTTCTTAAATCTCCAAGGAGGATCAAATTATGCATGATTGGGACCATATACTATAaccagtggcggacgcagcTTAGTTGTACCCCCAAAATCTTTTAATAGACCTTCCACCATAGCCATTAGTCCAAATTCAGCTGTTTtaaatggaagaaaataattaatactaacaTAGAGTTTTCATAGAGACGGGGAGGGAGAGAGCAATTACGAAAATGGTAAGATAGAGAATGGGTTGCGTTATTGCATATGTGGTGGAGGCCACTTCTGATTTGCCTTTGATTGGTGTAAATTTGGGGAAACTTCTCTAATTTTACTTACCCTCAAATAGTTTTagtaattagtagtaataaattgtaCTATCCCATCCCAACTGGTTTTGATGGGTGTAAATTTGGGGAAACTTCTCTAATTTTACTTACCCTCAAATAGTTTTAgttattagtaataaattgtATTCCCATCCCAACTGGTTTTCATGGTTTGACTTTGGCAAAACttctttaattataactaccctcaaataattttagtagttacaagtaataaataatactctcttcatcAAAGCTGGTTTTGTTTGGtaactaataataaataatattctctgCATTCCAACTGTATTTGTTTGGttactagtaataaataatatctCTCAGTCTCTGCTGTATTTGTTTGATGTAAATTTGAGAAAACTTCTCTAATTATAATTACTGTCCCTGCTGTATTTGTTCGATGTAAATTTGATAAAACTTCTCTAATTATAATTACCCTTAAATAGTATTAGTAATTtctaataaatagtactactagttagcaaatcatttcttatttttttttatcttttaatgaatttgtaaatacaaatataactatttaaatattatatatattgtatacatgaatttgagaataatttcattctttatttttatggaaaattataataatgtctacattaattatatataagaGGTATTATTGACTTGTATACATTATGTTGACttgcaaaatatgaattttactataataatatactatagtataactttaaatttcatgtgttttatatataaaaagtaaactataaaaaaatactttaaatatcaaataactTCATGtcaaatttgaatgatattattaCTGACTTCTAATGTTTTAGATCTTTTTACAATCAAAGTCAATTGCTTTTTAACGAGCATTAATGTCATGCATTGAAGATAACTTGAATCATTCTTTAGCATGAGAATTGACTCTTAGCATTTTGTATCTATTCATAAACTTCTATCTATACTTAATTTTGCTAACGATTGCTCATAATTCGAGGCTCCAAGTCGCTATGATTATTTATCATAcccaaaaatccaaaattctgGAGATGTCATTGATTATAACTCGATGATGGTCTCAAATCCTCAAGGGTTGAGACATGGATAATGTAGGATGTGAGTGCACTCTCGCTCATGTTTTAGTCAAGACTTGAAGGTActaatgtacaaaatattttgtgaaaagCAACGACGTGGTGTCCAAAAGGGTTTGGTTAGCGGAGATAATCCCATGCATAGCCATGCAAAGCCACAAACGAGAGAGAGTTGAGTAATCCGAAAACATGCCTAATGAGAGTAGTGTAGAACATGCGCAACCTAGCAAGCAGGACCGCAAGCCTAGCTGGAAGGATGTGTTGATACATGAAGATTGAGAGTGAATTTTGATGCTCTTCTACTTCGAGATTTTGTCTTTTAGCTCGTTTTGTTATGCGACTTCTTTAGGGTTAATTGTTATCTAGGTCATTCTTTAGGTTGTATACATTGTAATGTAACTTAtgctcttttactttttccaaTCGTGAACCttgtattttcttaaattcatTTCACGTTATTtataaactttataatttaaattctgcaagggaaaaaaattgacgTATGGATTGATTGCATATATTTTCTCATCCATCTAGGGTTGAAAGTACACATATATCAAGACAAGTACAATTACATATCGagtaaaattaatcattttatttttctctaaagTCATGTTTATGCCAAAAAGACcaaatacttttatttgattagtactcccttcgtccgcgaatgagagtcacatttctttttggcacgagttttaagaaatgttaagaaaaacgAGCGACAAAAAATTATTGGTATATGAGCCTCACTTATACTATATACtgaattttaaatgaaatgtgaatagAATATAAGGTATagtatcattttcatttatagtaaaaatgaatcgagacttatatttaaaaacggactaaaatgaaaaaaataagactcaTATTCATATACGGAGGGAACAACATGCAATTATTTCAAGATATCAATATCAATTTGGTAGGTGTTAACTTTCAAGTAACTGACCAACCCTATAAATGTGATAAATTCCTATACATTTCATGAGTTATTTATTTACTGATATTCCATTTAGTCAAATAAACTAAATGTCaacttattattttgataaaacaaaataaaaaagaaatgacatttATTTGCCCTTGACCTTGTTGAGTGAGTTAGTTGAACCCTTTTCTTCCCTACCGTCTCCAATTCTTGAAGCCCATCCACAATCTCTCTCTTCCTTCCATACTAGCATTTCTGATTCTGCTCCTTTTCCTATTTATTCTCACCTCCTCTTTCTCTATCACTCTACCCCAACCCTTTCTGCTTCAGTTAAACGTCTGCGCCGCGAAAAGACTCCATTTTTATACCTccttttttctcaatttccgCAGTCCCTTCTTCTCCATGTTGTTTCAACTGAAAATCTTGCTCGAGGGCTCAATTCCCCCCCTTTGTAGTTAATTTCATGCTCATAGCTAGATTCCCATTTATGTTTTCAGATGAATTTTTCTCAGGTTTCTGACCCACACCACAACCCCCCCTTTTTTATCATCTGACATGGTTTAATAGATCTTCACGTCTTCAAGATTTTCTGAGTTTCTCTGGGCGTAGAGGGTTCTTTGTATCTCTTGAGTATTGGGTTATCTGTTAGTCAAAGTTGGCTTAAAATTCTTTCTgaattttggtgtttttgttgattttttttcggTATGGTATCTTTTATCAGCTAATCTATACCTTAAGGTGAGGTGTTGATGTAGTTTCTGTCGCAATTTTTTTGTGGGGGagtagttttagtttttttgatTTAGGGTTTTAGTTCGATTCTGATGGCTAAGTGGTTGTGAAAAGTGGTTTCTTGATTATCAGCTATGGCTGTGAATGAGCGTTATTTTGTGGAGTGGAAGGAGCAATATGTGTCGAAGGAGAGGGGCAACCGCGTGGTTCACTATTTTTTGAAAGATAACTCAGGGGAATCAATTCTTGCTGTTGTGGGTACTGAAAGGAGTGTTAGGCACATGTTCTATGTTGTATCGGATGAGTTCTTTAGCGCCCACGGGGCTGATAACTCGGTGCAGGCCGGATTCAGATGGAGGTCGAGGAGGGAGGTGGTGAACTGGCTTACTTCCATGTTATCAAAGCAACATCGGCAAGGAGATCGCTCAAGTATGCGTTCCTATAAGTCTCTCTTTTGGGTATTCTTATGTTGTTTGTGTTTCAACGGCTTTAACTGATCAATTTATATGCTGTAATTGCTGGGTTGGTGTTTATGGTTCATTGGTATTTCTTGTTTGAAAGGTTTTATGTCAATTTTTCTTGGGCATGTATCTTTTTGGGTAGTTTCAGTTTTGGTTATGGATATCATTGTGGTTCTtgagttattttctttagCACAGAGATGCTGAAATTTAGTGGATGACTTTCAACTTGACCTAGCATATGTTCAATGCATGTTTGCCTTTTCCTATGCCGCTAACCAACTGTATAAAGTTAGAAGGTGTTGATTATTTTCATGGAACTTGTCTTGGTTGTAATTTGTGGTATACATCCCTTTACGTCGTGTCATTTTTCTTCCCTGCATCCTGCCATATATGGTTTTTGTGGTAAGCTTTTTGCGAAAATCTGTTGTTAGTTCCTGAGATGTCAGGATTTTCTTAGATTTTTGCGTGAAAGTTAATTCGTTGAAGGTTTCTTTGATAGTAGTAGCACAGAAGGTTCTCCATAAGacctttttctttatttgcaGAACGTCTGAAACTACACTTTGTTAACTCCcgttgtaaaaaaattatgctgTTGACCTAAATACTTTCAGGTCGAATAACTGCAGCAATTATGCACTATGttactttgattttatttctaaatgcACTCACATTACATTTACAAATTGTTTTtggattaatatttttttttcattttctcataGTGTCCCCAAAAGGTAACAATACTGCCGAATTAAATGCTCAGCGCACTCAGATGCTATCTCATAAGGTACACATTCCTCACTGTTTATTTTATGGCGTCATGTTTTTGTTGCTATTCGTCCGAGTTTTTTTGTTCACAattgtactatattttatgtcAGGGACGCATAGCTAGGAATTTGAAAGGTCATCATTTAGACATTTCATGGTCAGGTTCCTCTTGGGCTTGTGGTAAACAATTGAAGCATTACTCGGAATTTCGCAGGAATGGGATTTCAATAACAGTAAGTCTCCTTGAATCCATCATATATAGATTTTCCCAAGCTTAACTTGTATAAACATTCATCTAGACATGGGCGGACAAAGTAAGAGGCGGGGGAGGGCTTCAGCccacaccaaaaaaaaattctatattGTTTTGTACTTCAAAATATTCGAGAATGTCAGCCCTCACCAATTCAATGCAGTTGAAAACTGAAtctttgaaattaaatgataggGAGGGCTGAACTAAATATGGGAACAAAAAGTTGTTGAGGAAAGGGAATAACAATGGCTGCCGCGCGAGGAATAAGAAAccctaataaaattaatataatactctATTATATACTTAAGAAAAGCTTTCTTTATTGACTTGTCATTACTCGTGTCGTACTTTTAAAACGGGTCCCGGTTTTCACTTAGTAgttttaataatgtaaaatatagtGCAATTAAGTTTTTAAGTCAAAATTTATCGGTCAAACAAAAGTAAACTTTGCAagtgttaattttaattttatgcgAGGCAAGATAATTCGTGTTAGTTTAGGTGGCATCTTGAGTTTCCAACTTGAAAGAAGGAACATTAAGTTGGTAGAATGGCAAGATGCTTGTAGTAGCTCTTCTTTACCTATTTGCCACCACCATGTCCATCAGATGTATGCTTGAAATGGATTATTGtgcttcttttcttttcaaactGAGACATTGTATTGAGACAGGTTTAAatggtttttttttggacCTATATGTGAAAAGCATTGTAAATCCCAGGCTGATTTTCTTCTCATTACTTGTCTTCATTTTTCCTGCTATTCAGGTTCATTCATTTGTCTTTGTAATGGCTGAGAAAGATAATCGCTATATTGCATATTTGGAGGATATGTATGAAGACAGAAAGAGCCAGAAAAAGGTCAAAGTGAGATGGTTCCATCATAATAAGGAGGTGGAGGGAGTTGTGGCTTTACGTAATCCTGATCCCAAAGAAGTCTTTATCACTCCTTACATACAGGTGATCAGCGCTGAATGCGTTGATGGCCCAGCCATAGTTTTAACTCGTGAACACTATGAGAAATGTGTGGAAGTTTTTCCACACGATTTGTTAGGTGGACTTCATTACTGTTTCAGACAGTTCAAGGTTAATAGAGTAAAACAATTCAAACTTAGTAAATTGCGGGGATATTATGATCAAGCAATATTCTCGTGCTTCAGCCCTGATTTTTTTGAGGAAGACGAGTTTAGCTCTGAGGACGATGGAAAAGTGGGATCTAAAAGGAATAGAAGTTCCAGAGAGGATCATAAATCAGACCAAGATCTATCAGACAAGAAATACGGTCCGCTGAGCAGGGAGACAAATTTTCTCAAGCATGTTGATGGCCAATTTCGGCAGAGACCTTTGTTACAGAATGAAAAGGCGGAGTTTCTTTGCCAAGACAGTGGTATGCGTGGCTGCTGGTTCAGATGTACAATCGCAGAGATCTCGAGGAGACAGATGAAAATTCTGTATGAAGATATCATGGATGAGGATAGTGGCACCAACCTCGAGGTATGATTATCTTTTGATTATTTGTGTATCttttgaaatggaaaagaaacTTTCTAGTCTTTGCATGATATTCTTCTGGATGGTTATGATCATTTTCGAACTATGTTGAGTGTGTGCTTTACGAACTATGTTGAGTGTGTGCTTTACGTTGTGGTAACTGTAGGAATGGATTCCTACGAATAGAGTGGCTAAGGCTGATAAGCTGGGGATGCGGTATGCTGGCCGCCTCACTGTCAGACCTGCCAATCCCTGCAACGAAGGGAGCCCAACCTATGGAGTTGGAGATCCAGCTGATGCGTGGTGGAGTGATGGTTGGTGGGAAGGGGTCATCTCTGACACTAGCGATGGCGAAAATGGAATCTACAAGATTTATATTCCAGGTTTGTACAGTTGCAAGGTTTTTCGTTTTGGTTGTAGCGTGTGTTAGTTTTGCTTTTTCCTATTTCCATTGAGGCTTAGGTATTTGTTTTCTTGGTTATATCAGGTGAAGATATGTACCTGATAAGTGAGGTGAAGAATTTAAGAGTTTCAAGAGATTGGGTTGGCGATAAGTGGATGGATATCGAGCCAAATCCTAACATTCTTTGCGTCATATCTTCAACGAGCACTGATACTAAGCTCTCAACATCGTCTGCTGCTTCCAAGGAAGCCAAATCGGATAACTCTCCTACCTCTGTTGATAAATTTGTTGCCAGTAATAAACTGTGTGTGGTTGACGAAGCGATTCATGAGCTAGCGGGCATGACACTGACCAACGTCCCCCTGAAAGACGAATGCACCGACGCTGAGCAGCAGAAGTGTGTAGATGAAGCCGAGGAGAAGGAAAACTCTAACAGCATCGAGCAAGAGATGGGGAACGCTGGCAGTGACGTCTTAGGCGCTGTTAACGTCAATGGAGACGACAACAActtggtggaatgtgagattgCTGAGGTGAAATGTGAAGCAGAAGCTACTGAGATGCTGCTAACTGGCTGTTAGTTAATGAATAAAGTCTTGTTTAGGCTATGGTAATAGAATTTTACTACAATAGATGTACATTTATGGTAAGTAATTTCTTCATGTATAGAAATTAGAAACAAGGCCATCCACCATTCATGTGCACTCTCCTCTATATTAATCATGAATTTTCTCATTACTCTTTTTGGTTTTAGAGGATtccattatattgaaataaagcaTAGTATATTATTGCAAAAAAAGGTGATATGACAGTGTAATCTTTCTCATCTATCTCTCTATACAAAAACTAAACcattgaatgaaaaaaaaaaaaaatggaaactaGAGCCTTAGCCAATGCTCCCCTTCAATGAAATCTGTGTTTAAAAATGGCATTGCTTCTGTGATATTCATAACTTTAGACCAGTTTTCAGTAGTGTTTCTCACCGCTCCTCTTCCTGTGCACTCGTACAGCCCGAACACCGCGGTGTTTCGTCGCGATGGATACCCCCAATCCTGCCATCCTTCTGGCCTCACAGTTATGTTAAAATCTGTGTAGGAGTAAATAATCCGAGAGTAAGCTCCCCATGCTCTGCCAAGGAACAGATCCCCTGTTCCAGTCACGGAGCAGTTGACAAACGAGAAGCCCGTGTCGTTGAGGGGGCTGTCGCGGTGATGAGCTGCGATCGCGAACCCGTCCGCTACCGCTGATATGTTGCAGTGCTTGTACAAGGATCTTGCCCTGCCGAATATGAAATCAGTGGTGCCTTGGATGAAGCATTCGAGGAAATAATGTGAGCCGCTTTCGTCCAGGAGCGTGTCCTGCGACCCCAGGAACCGGACTCGGTAGAACATGGCGTGATCGCCCCCGATCCTCAGCGCCACCGCCTGGTAGCCGTTCACTCCTAAATCTCCCTGCACCACCACTGTATTctgtgacaaaaaaaaaacacataaattgattggtaatttgtaaatttttaggtttttttttttagttttttttttttaatttttgttgtttttttttttaatgtatgtAGTTTATTGATCACCTGAAAAGTGATGTAGGATGCACAGAAGTAGTCGGATAGCACGGTGACGGAGGACGAGTTCCACGTCCCAATGTAGCCGCCGTCTGCATTCAAGTCCCCGGCTTTGTCGTGCCAAGTTATCACCGTCTCGCCCGCTCTCCCCTCCTCTCCGATCAGTGTTATGTACGGCTTATTCGCCGGAATATGCACCTTTTCCCTGTATTGCCAGATAAATAGAGAATCATTATTGAcagtagtatagtagtatataactTAAAGGCCCACTACTAAAAAAGTAACCTCCTCACTACCCCACTCTCCTAACAAAGCTCAAACAAAAACCGCATTGCACTAAAACTAACAAATCAAATTACTTCCCgccctaaaaaaaaaaaaaaaaaaaaaaaaaaaaaaaaaaaaaaaaactgaaaaaaaaaagaattagtaACCTGTAAACGCCAGGAAGAATATGAATCTTGACACGGTGGATATTATTCTCCGGAACCAAATCAACGGCGCCTTGAACGGTGAGGGAATCTCCGGAGCCGTTCTGGGAGACGACGATGACCTTGCTCTGATCATCGCCGTTTCCCAAAGTGGACCTTGCGTCGCCGAGTCTCAAGTCTTCCCACGAGATGAAACTCGGCTGAGCTTGCGCGGAGGCCAGGAAAAGGATCAGAATCCAGACCCACAGCGATTTCATGGCCTTGCTAATTAGGAGTAATTTAGTATGGAGGAAAGGGTGCAATAATAAATGAGGGGAGCGTTTCGAAAGGTTTCAAACGTGAAACAGCAGAGTTGAGGATTGAGATTTCATGCAAAGGGTGGTGCGCTTTTTAAAGAGAGGGAATTAAGGCGTCGAAAACACAAAGATGGGTGCtgatttttatagtttaaagTGTGAAGTCGAATAGGAGAAGGATTTGTGATGTTTTTAGTGATTGAGTCACGATGTTTTCGCTGAGATTATGTTTTTGAGAGAGGAAAGAAGTGTTGTTGAGCTAGTTGGCGTGTGTGCCACGCGCGCCTTGATCAtgaatataatactattaatattacttACAAGATATATACATATCCTAATTGAATTTTACAGTATGTATCAACAAATAAtgagttttaatttgtatCGTATAtcatgttttatatttatttaattgtcaTGGAAAGTGGTTATTTTATGAATAGATAaggccatctccaaccatttacgcTAAATTCAAATCTGTTTTTAGTATATGTCACATCAAAgagtagttttactccaactATTTACACCATCTTTAAGTTTACACTATTTTTGAGTATTTctctaacaaaattttggagtaaacaccatatttggtgttatttcattaaaaaattcaaaaatgggtttgagtttggtgtatggttAGAAAAATTATCTACACTAAAAGTGAGTTTTGGCG harbors:
- the LOC125218471 gene encoding zinc transporter 11, yielding MSRSLPFFFFLLLVLAASAHGDSDTDSPSEKPNLRSRSLISAKLWCLILVFAATFAGGMSPYFMKWNEGFLIMGTQFAAGVFLGTALMHFLSDSNETFAELTETEYPFAFMLACAGYLMTMAADCVVSHLYAKKSAHASDLELQANPSNNNSLSLDTKPQDNGSREAQASFTRATSLGDSVLLIAALCFHSVFEGIAIGVAETKADAWRALWTVCLHKIFAAVAMGIALLRMMPERPLLSSATYAFAFAISTPIGVAIGIVIDSTTQGQVADWIFAISMGLACGVFIYVSINHLLSKGYKPLNKVAVDTPHYRFLAVLFGVGVIAVVMIWDT
- the LOC125221694 gene encoding uncharacterized protein LOC125221694 isoform X1, which codes for MLIARFPFMFSDEFFSAMAVNERYFVEWKEQYVSKERGNRVVHYFLKDNSGESILAVVGTERSVRHMFYVVSDEFFSAHGADNSVQAGFRWRSRREVVNWLTSMLSKQHRQGDRSMSPKGNNTAELNAQRTQMLSHKGRIARNLKGHHLDISWSGSSWACGKQLKHYSEFRRNGISITVHSFVFVMAEKDNRYIAYLEDMYEDRKSQKKVKVRWFHHNKEVEGVVALRNPDPKEVFITPYIQVISAECVDGPAIVLTREHYEKCVEVFPHDLLGGLHYCFRQFKVNRVKQFKLSKLRGYYDQAIFSCFSPDFFEEDEFSSEDDGKVGSKRNRSSREDHKSDQDLSDKKYGPLSRETNFLKHVDGQFRQRPLLQNEKAEFLCQDSGMRGCWFRCTIAEISRRQMKILYEDIMDEDSGTNLEEWIPTNRVAKADKLGMRYAGRLTVRPANPCNEGSPTYGVGDPADAWWSDGWWEGVISDTSDGENGIYKIYIPGEDMYLISEVKNLRVSRDWVGDKWMDIEPNPNILCVISSTSTDTKLSTSSAASKEAKSDNSPTSVDKFVASNKLCVVDEAIHELAGMTLTNVPLKDECTDAEQQKCVDEAEEKENSNSIEQEMGNAGSDVLGAVNVNGDDNNLVECEIAEVKCEAEATEMLLTGC
- the LOC125221694 gene encoding uncharacterized protein LOC125221694 isoform X2, which gives rise to MAVNERYFVEWKEQYVSKERGNRVVHYFLKDNSGESILAVVGTERSVRHMFYVVSDEFFSAHGADNSVQAGFRWRSRREVVNWLTSMLSKQHRQGDRSMSPKGNNTAELNAQRTQMLSHKGRIARNLKGHHLDISWSGSSWACGKQLKHYSEFRRNGISITVHSFVFVMAEKDNRYIAYLEDMYEDRKSQKKVKVRWFHHNKEVEGVVALRNPDPKEVFITPYIQVISAECVDGPAIVLTREHYEKCVEVFPHDLLGGLHYCFRQFKVNRVKQFKLSKLRGYYDQAIFSCFSPDFFEEDEFSSEDDGKVGSKRNRSSREDHKSDQDLSDKKYGPLSRETNFLKHVDGQFRQRPLLQNEKAEFLCQDSGMRGCWFRCTIAEISRRQMKILYEDIMDEDSGTNLEEWIPTNRVAKADKLGMRYAGRLTVRPANPCNEGSPTYGVGDPADAWWSDGWWEGVISDTSDGENGIYKIYIPGEDMYLISEVKNLRVSRDWVGDKWMDIEPNPNILCVISSTSTDTKLSTSSAASKEAKSDNSPTSVDKFVASNKLCVVDEAIHELAGMTLTNVPLKDECTDAEQQKCVDEAEEKENSNSIEQEMGNAGSDVLGAVNVNGDDNNLVECEIAEVKCEAEATEMLLTGC
- the LOC125221695 gene encoding pectinesterase QRT1-like, with translation MKSLWVWILILFLASAQAQPSFISWEDLRLGDARSTLGNGDDQSKVIVVSQNGSGDSLTVQGAVDLVPENNIHRVKIHILPGVYREKVHIPANKPYITLIGEEGRAGETVITWHDKAGDLNADGGYIGTWNSSSVTVLSDYFCASYITFQNTVVVQGDLGVNGYQAVALRIGGDHAMFYRVRFLGSQDTLLDESGSHYFLECFIQGTTDFIFGRARSLYKHCNISAVADGFAIAAHHRDSPLNDTGFSFVNCSVTGTGDLFLGRAWGAYSRIIYSYTDFNITVRPEGWQDWGYPSRRNTAVFGLYECTGRGAVRNTTENWSKVMNITEAMPFLNTDFIEGEHWLRL